One Bdellovibrio bacteriovorus str. Tiberius DNA segment encodes these proteins:
- a CDS encoding DUF192 domain-containing protein produces MFAGLFLVLLPQAFAARDFSKKKVTLGSKTFVVEIAETPDQHERGLMFRSQMGEDEGMLFIFKNEETRFFWMKNTLIDLSIGYFDKSLTLIDVKEMKSGKGVPDAALPSYASAQPAKYALEMNKGWFDKNKIKMGSKLKIH; encoded by the coding sequence ATGTTCGCAGGACTGTTCCTGGTCCTGCTTCCGCAGGCCTTTGCGGCCAGGGACTTTTCAAAAAAGAAAGTCACTTTGGGCTCCAAGACTTTTGTCGTGGAGATCGCTGAAACACCGGACCAGCACGAGCGTGGTCTGATGTTCCGCTCGCAGATGGGCGAAGATGAAGGAATGCTCTTTATATTTAAGAACGAGGAAACCCGGTTCTTCTGGATGAAGAATACATTAATAGATCTGTCCATCGGGTACTTCGACAAAAGTCTGACGTTGATTGATGTGAAGGAAATGAAGTCCGGCAAAGGTGTGCCGGACGCAGCCCTGCCGTCCTATGCCAGTGCACAACCTGCGAAATATGCGCTTGAAATGAACAAAGGTTGGTTCGATAAAAATAAAATAAAGATGGGTTCCAAACTCAAGATCCACTAG
- a CDS encoding LPXTG cell wall anchor domain-containing protein, whose translation MMKKLVILLACLGLAFQVTSCTSKDSQADAEVASDFDSADLEKLEGDDALEIAGDDSLASDQLPEDALGETTTTTETTTTTAETTLGDDQATTEQTDVATTTETLPADPFAEAPAADVPAPTTSVAETTTTTDTSSNSVFESSTVTESSTTVVDSSSEAPKKASAPLQKVATTPWKAGGTWFNTVYFARPGDSLKGISQMIYGADKRKELKKGNPTFNSRDVRAGDKVYYSSPHRPDDSARMITYYEDNGIAPETYVAKSGDNIRKVSKDLLGYDNAWKEVWSSNSVDSKGNIAEGTELRYWRGGAVAAAPAPAQPAMEQPHQEVAGNMQAPAEEIPAPPMPEDPMAQQAQMDIPPPPMEQAGDMAPPPPPPDMAQDMAPPPPPPVEAINPPAPQVAEEAPTGMDNDTTMALAVVGLAAAGLAVLIVMRKKRKQKELEQQAMDNTHVGT comes from the coding sequence ATGATGAAAAAACTCGTTATCTTACTAGCGTGCCTAGGTCTGGCATTCCAAGTAACAAGCTGTACGTCTAAAGATAGCCAAGCAGACGCTGAAGTTGCTTCCGACTTCGATTCCGCAGACCTTGAAAAACTAGAAGGTGATGACGCCCTTGAAATTGCTGGTGACGACTCTTTGGCCAGCGACCAACTTCCAGAAGATGCTCTGGGCGAAACCACTACCACTACTGAAACAACCACAACAACTGCTGAAACGACTCTAGGTGACGATCAGGCGACAACAGAACAGACCGACGTCGCGACCACCACCGAAACATTGCCAGCAGATCCGTTTGCCGAAGCTCCGGCGGCTGATGTTCCAGCTCCAACAACATCTGTGGCTGAAACAACGACCACGACGGACACTTCTTCCAACTCTGTTTTTGAAAGCTCGACTGTGACTGAATCCTCCACGACCGTGGTTGATTCCTCTTCTGAGGCTCCGAAAAAAGCCAGCGCACCTCTACAAAAGGTTGCAACGACTCCTTGGAAAGCCGGCGGGACTTGGTTCAATACAGTTTACTTCGCTCGCCCGGGTGACAGCCTGAAAGGCATCAGCCAGATGATCTATGGCGCTGACAAGCGCAAGGAACTGAAAAAAGGAAATCCGACATTCAATTCCCGCGACGTTCGTGCTGGTGACAAGGTTTATTACAGCTCCCCTCATCGTCCGGACGATTCTGCACGCATGATCACTTACTACGAAGACAACGGCATTGCGCCAGAAACTTACGTGGCTAAATCCGGTGACAACATCAGAAAAGTTTCCAAAGACCTTCTGGGTTATGACAATGCCTGGAAAGAAGTTTGGTCTTCCAACTCTGTAGATTCCAAAGGCAACATTGCTGAAGGCACTGAGCTTCGTTACTGGAGAGGCGGCGCCGTGGCTGCTGCTCCGGCTCCGGCGCAACCTGCAATGGAACAACCGCACCAGGAAGTGGCTGGCAACATGCAGGCTCCTGCAGAAGAGATCCCGGCTCCACCAATGCCGGAAGATCCAATGGCTCAACAAGCTCAAATGGACATCCCGCCTCCGCCAATGGAACAAGCGGGTGATATGGCTCCGCCTCCTCCTCCGCCGGACATGGCTCAGGACATGGCGCCACCTCCACCACCACCAGTGGAAGCAATCAACCCTCCAGCTCCGCAAGTGGCTGAAGAAGCACCGACCGGCATGGACAACGACACAACAATGGCTTTGGCAGTTGTTGGTCTGGCAGCCGCAGGTTTGGCAGTACTGATTGTGATGAGAAAGAAAAGAAAACAGAAAGAGCTTGAACAACAGGCTATGGACAACACCCACGTAGGAACATAA
- a CDS encoding PilZ domain-containing protein: MEDTYTVPAPRTPLNLEVSFKRNYAREETKGTLKNISITGAFLEFEGGEVRANEKLNLVIIVAGRERKIAAHVIWTNSVGVGVKFMPVNNRDVQIVDDLIYFVENSRNDRRSVMDTIFKKVG; this comes from the coding sequence GTGGAGGACACATATACAGTTCCGGCACCAAGAACCCCTCTTAACCTCGAGGTGTCTTTTAAGCGCAATTACGCGCGCGAAGAGACCAAAGGCACGCTTAAGAATATCAGCATCACGGGAGCCTTTTTAGAGTTTGAGGGCGGAGAAGTTCGCGCCAATGAGAAGCTAAACCTGGTCATTATCGTGGCCGGTCGTGAGCGCAAGATCGCCGCTCATGTGATCTGGACCAATTCGGTTGGGGTCGGTGTGAAATTCATGCCGGTGAACAATCGCGATGTTCAAATTGTTGATGACCTGATCTATTTCGTGGAGAACTCCCGAAACGATCGACGGTCAGTGATGGACACGATCTTCAAGAAAGTCGGATAA
- the rho gene encoding transcription termination factor Rho encodes MSEPKDQQGVEVAKKRTRTAKSTSEDTSAPAAEASPAPAAEAAPAAPAPSENAPVSAAPAAAPEARQERPQQQNQQRREFRPHNRDNRDRGDRNDRGDRNDRGDRNDRGGHRNDRGNNQRRDFRHDRNRDEAQPMGDDAHSTMPAQAQDVDLADISLTDEEKSWLSSKDLKSKNITQLTELANKLKIENAAGLRRQDMIFEILKRAAKLGQDIYGSGVLEILPDGYGFLRSPDYNYLPGPDDIYVSPSQIRRFGLRTGDTVTGTVRPPKDGERYFALLKVDSLNFETTENGKDKILFDNLTPLYPNERLKLEHSPGEYTTRVVDLMAPLGKGQRALIVAPPRTGKTVLMQQIANAITHNHPEVKLIVLLIDERPEEVTDMQRTVKGEVVSSTFDEPPTRHVQVAEMVIEKAKRLVEHKHDVVILLDSITRLARAYNTVVPPSGKILSGGVDSNALHKPKRFFGAARNIEEGGSLTIIATALIDTGSRMDEVIFEEFKGTGNAEIHLDRKLMEKRIFPCMDINKSGTRKEDLLVDKADLNRLWILRKVLAPMNVIDAMEFLIDKVEGTKTNNDFLKAMSGPG; translated from the coding sequence TTGTCTGAACCTAAAGATCAACAAGGCGTTGAGGTGGCAAAAAAACGTACTCGCACTGCGAAGAGTACATCTGAAGATACCTCCGCCCCCGCTGCTGAAGCTTCCCCAGCTCCGGCCGCCGAAGCCGCCCCTGCGGCCCCAGCACCTTCCGAAAATGCCCCTGTTTCAGCAGCTCCTGCCGCTGCTCCGGAAGCGCGCCAAGAAAGACCTCAGCAACAAAATCAACAGCGCCGTGAATTCCGCCCGCACAATCGCGACAATCGTGATCGTGGCGATCGCAATGACCGCGGTGACCGTAACGACCGTGGCGACAGAAATGATCGTGGTGGTCACAGAAACGACCGCGGCAACAATCAGCGCCGTGACTTCCGCCATGACCGCAACCGCGACGAAGCTCAGCCAATGGGTGACGATGCTCACTCCACAATGCCGGCGCAAGCCCAGGACGTGGATCTGGCCGACATCTCTTTGACCGACGAGGAAAAGAGCTGGTTGTCCTCCAAGGACTTGAAATCAAAAAACATCACGCAGCTGACAGAGCTTGCGAACAAACTGAAAATCGAAAACGCTGCCGGTCTTCGCCGTCAGGACATGATCTTCGAAATTCTGAAACGTGCCGCGAAACTGGGTCAGGACATTTATGGTTCTGGCGTTCTGGAAATCCTTCCGGACGGTTACGGCTTCTTGCGTTCTCCGGATTACAACTATCTTCCAGGTCCGGATGATATCTATGTATCTCCATCCCAGATCCGTCGCTTCGGCCTAAGAACCGGTGACACCGTGACGGGCACAGTTCGTCCACCGAAAGATGGCGAGCGTTACTTTGCATTGTTGAAAGTGGATTCTCTGAACTTCGAGACCACTGAAAACGGCAAAGACAAAATCCTTTTCGACAACTTGACGCCGCTTTATCCAAACGAGCGCCTGAAACTGGAACACAGCCCTGGTGAATACACCACGCGTGTTGTGGATTTGATGGCTCCATTGGGTAAAGGTCAGCGTGCCTTGATTGTCGCGCCACCAAGAACGGGTAAAACCGTTTTGATGCAGCAAATTGCCAATGCGATCACGCACAATCATCCGGAAGTGAAGTTGATCGTTCTTCTGATCGATGAACGTCCGGAAGAGGTGACCGACATGCAACGTACCGTAAAAGGTGAAGTTGTATCGTCCACGTTCGATGAGCCACCAACTCGTCACGTTCAGGTTGCAGAGATGGTTATCGAAAAAGCAAAACGTCTGGTTGAACACAAACACGACGTGGTTATTCTGCTTGATTCCATCACTCGTCTGGCGCGCGCTTACAACACCGTTGTTCCTCCATCCGGTAAAATCCTTTCCGGTGGTGTGGATTCAAACGCCCTTCACAAACCAAAACGTTTCTTCGGTGCGGCTCGTAACATTGAAGAAGGCGGATCTTTGACTATCATCGCGACGGCTTTGATCGATACGGGTTCCCGTATGGATGAGGTTATCTTCGAGGAGTTTAAAGGTACTGGTAACGCCGAGATCCACCTGGATCGCAAGCTGATGGAAAAACGTATCTTCCCTTGCATGGACATCAACAAATCCGGCACTCGTAAAGAGGACCTGTTGGTTGATAAAGCAGACTTGAACCGTCTGTGGATCCTGAGAAAAGTTTTGGCGCCAATGAACGTTATCGACGCGATGGAATTCCTGATCGATAAAGTTGAAGGCACAAAAACGAACAACGACTTCCTGAAAGCGATGTCCGGACCGGGCTAA
- a CDS encoding type B 50S ribosomal protein L31, whose amino-acid sequence MKQNLHPKVNTVVFKDISCDFSFLGTSTLHSSETVKWEDGKEYPLIKVEISSASHPFFTGKQRVMDTEGRIDRFKKRYGKK is encoded by the coding sequence ATGAAACAAAACCTACACCCAAAAGTAAATACTGTTGTATTTAAAGATATCTCTTGCGACTTCAGTTTCTTGGGAACATCTACTTTGCACTCTTCCGAAACTGTTAAATGGGAAGATGGTAAAGAATATCCACTAATCAAAGTTGAGATCTCTTCTGCATCTCACCCGTTCTTCACTGGTAAGCAACGTGTGATGGATACTGAAGGTCGTATCGATCGTTTCAAAAAACGTTACGGCAAGAAGTAA
- the prfA gene encoding peptide chain release factor 1 produces MFSKLDAVESRYEEVNMALQRPDIASNQTQYRALMKELGNLEKIVLVYRDYRKKTENLKASKELLTAEQDAEMRELIREEVKELEAELPDLEQQLKIALIPKDPNDDKNTILEIRAGAGGDEAALFADEMFRGYVHYATSQGWKVEMISFSEGNAGGAKEIIASITGDSVFSKMKFESGVHRVQRVPKTEAAGRIHTSTVTVAVIPEVEVSEIKIPMSDVRIETMRSQGSGGQSVNRTESAVRVVHLPTGIDVKCQEGKSQSTNRERAFQILYAKLQQIEDEKARKEASDVRLEQIGTGDRSERIRTYNFPQTRITDHRIGLTIHQLDQVMSGSFELLIDPLVANFQAEALKKQTSA; encoded by the coding sequence ATGTTCTCGAAGTTGGATGCAGTCGAATCTCGTTACGAAGAAGTCAATATGGCTCTTCAAAGACCGGACATTGCCTCTAATCAGACGCAATACCGTGCTTTGATGAAAGAACTGGGAAATCTGGAAAAGATCGTTCTGGTTTATCGCGACTATCGCAAAAAAACTGAAAATCTGAAAGCCAGCAAAGAGCTTCTGACTGCGGAACAGGATGCAGAAATGCGTGAACTGATCCGTGAAGAGGTGAAAGAGCTTGAGGCTGAGCTACCTGATCTTGAACAACAGCTTAAAATCGCATTGATTCCCAAAGACCCGAACGACGACAAGAATACCATTCTTGAGATTCGTGCCGGTGCCGGCGGGGACGAGGCGGCTTTGTTCGCGGATGAAATGTTCCGCGGCTATGTTCACTATGCGACTTCTCAGGGCTGGAAAGTGGAAATGATCTCTTTCTCTGAAGGTAATGCCGGTGGCGCCAAAGAGATCATTGCCAGCATCACCGGTGACTCGGTCTTCAGTAAAATGAAGTTTGAGTCCGGTGTTCACCGCGTTCAGCGTGTTCCTAAAACGGAAGCCGCAGGCCGTATCCACACGTCCACTGTGACAGTGGCGGTGATCCCAGAGGTTGAGGTTTCTGAAATCAAGATCCCGATGTCTGACGTGAGAATTGAGACCATGCGTTCTCAGGGTTCCGGCGGTCAGTCGGTGAACAGAACTGAATCAGCGGTTCGTGTCGTGCATTTGCCGACAGGTATCGACGTAAAATGTCAGGAAGGTAAATCACAGTCCACGAACCGTGAGCGTGCTTTCCAGATCCTTTACGCAAAACTGCAGCAGATCGAGGACGAAAAGGCCCGTAAAGAGGCTTCCGATGTCCGTCTGGAGCAAATCGGTACGGGAGATCGCTCGGAGCGCATCCGCACTTACAACTTCCCTCAGACCCGCATTACCGATCACCGTATCGGTTTGACGATCCACCAGCTGGATCAGGTCATGAGTGGTTCATTTGAGTTGCTGATCGACCCACTCGTTGCTAACTTCCAGGCAGAGGCACTTAAAAAACAAACCTCTGCTTAA
- the prmC gene encoding peptide chain release factor N(5)-glutamine methyltransferase — protein sequence MKLKEILDKTTAFFKDKKIDTPRLDAELLLAHGLKLERIQLYLRFDQPMKDEELAVLRELVRRRASGEPVAYILGYRDFFNHRFEVNNQVLIPRPETEHIVEDVLAWASDKEASLGLVDLGCGSGCIGLSLLKEYPNAKLIAVDLLPGAIEVAQRNAQALEVADRVQFLNLDAGNVEAIMSAYKDFTGLSGIDVLVSNPPYIASDDPQVEENVKKFEPNSALYAEDSGLALLKGWSQAFAPYLKKPGLMLMEMGMSQGPAMKQVYESLKIFNEISVIKDLSGHDRVIRGETHG from the coding sequence ATGAAACTCAAAGAAATACTCGATAAAACCACAGCTTTCTTCAAAGACAAAAAAATCGATACTCCACGTTTGGATGCGGAACTGCTTTTGGCCCATGGGCTGAAACTGGAACGCATTCAGCTTTATTTGCGCTTTGACCAGCCGATGAAGGATGAAGAGCTGGCCGTTCTGCGTGAACTGGTCCGCCGTCGTGCTTCGGGGGAACCTGTGGCATACATCCTGGGCTATCGCGATTTCTTTAATCACCGTTTTGAGGTGAACAACCAAGTGCTGATCCCGCGCCCGGAAACAGAACACATTGTTGAAGACGTGCTTGCCTGGGCTTCCGATAAAGAAGCTTCCTTGGGTCTTGTTGATCTGGGGTGTGGTTCGGGGTGCATTGGACTAAGTTTGTTGAAGGAATATCCGAACGCGAAACTGATCGCCGTGGACCTGCTTCCGGGGGCTATTGAAGTCGCCCAAAGAAATGCGCAAGCCCTTGAGGTGGCTGATCGGGTTCAATTCCTGAACTTGGATGCGGGGAATGTGGAAGCCATCATGTCGGCTTACAAGGACTTCACCGGTTTGAGCGGTATTGATGTGCTGGTCTCCAACCCTCCTTACATCGCTTCGGATGACCCGCAGGTGGAAGAAAACGTTAAGAAGTTTGAACCCAACTCGGCTTTGTATGCCGAAGACAGCGGCCTGGCCCTACTAAAGGGATGGTCCCAAGCTTTCGCCCCCTACCTGAAGAAGCCGGGCTTGATGTTGATGGAAATGGGAATGAGTCAGGGGCCGGCGATGAAGCAGGTCTATGAAAGCTTAAAAATATTTAACGAAATCAGTGTCATCAAAGATCTTTCTGGGCATGATAGAGTCATCCGCGGAGAAACACATGGATAA
- the murA gene encoding UDP-N-acetylglucosamine 1-carboxyvinyltransferase yields the protein MDKMVVMGNGPLKGTVATSGAKNAALPILFSTLLAEGNHVFTNMPKLKDIESTSELLNSLGCETKWVGEEFHVTVNKPSSFEASYDLVRKMRASFLCMGPMLAKYGEAVVSQPGGCAIGSRPIDLHLDGFRALGATITQKEGYVHAGSPKLKGGTFLFETVTVGGTENVMMAATLADGITVLENAAKEPEIVDLAEYLNKMGAKITGHGTSVIRIEGVAKLTPAKHSIMPDRIEAGTLLIAGAITKGQVTVTKCVPAHLEALILKMREAGFKIETTKDTMTVFPCDQWEAVDITTAPHPLFPTDLQAQFMALMTVAHGTSVITETVFENRFMHVTELCRLGADITPKTRVAVIRGSPGQLTGAPVMATDLRASASLVLAGLVASGETVVSRIYHLDRGYEKLEDKLSSLGAKISRIE from the coding sequence ATGGATAAAATGGTCGTCATGGGCAATGGCCCACTAAAAGGTACTGTCGCTACGAGTGGTGCAAAGAATGCCGCTCTTCCAATTTTGTTTTCGACTCTTCTTGCTGAAGGCAATCACGTCTTTACAAATATGCCGAAGCTGAAGGACATCGAATCCACTTCTGAACTTCTGAACAGCTTGGGTTGTGAAACGAAGTGGGTGGGTGAAGAGTTTCACGTCACTGTGAATAAACCTTCTTCTTTCGAAGCTTCTTACGACCTGGTTCGCAAGATGCGCGCAAGCTTTCTGTGCATGGGCCCGATGCTGGCAAAATACGGTGAAGCCGTTGTTTCCCAGCCGGGTGGTTGTGCTATCGGAAGCCGTCCAATTGATCTGCACCTTGATGGTTTCAGAGCTTTGGGCGCTACCATCACGCAAAAAGAAGGTTACGTTCACGCAGGTTCCCCGAAACTAAAAGGTGGAACTTTCCTGTTTGAAACTGTGACGGTGGGTGGAACGGAGAACGTGATGATGGCAGCAACACTTGCTGATGGAATCACAGTTCTGGAAAATGCTGCCAAAGAACCCGAGATTGTGGATCTGGCTGAATATCTGAACAAGATGGGCGCAAAGATCACCGGTCATGGTACCAGCGTGATTCGCATTGAAGGCGTGGCAAAACTGACGCCGGCAAAACACTCCATCATGCCAGATCGTATTGAAGCTGGAACTTTGCTGATTGCGGGCGCGATCACCAAAGGCCAAGTGACGGTGACCAAGTGTGTGCCGGCTCACCTGGAGGCATTGATCCTGAAAATGCGCGAAGCGGGCTTCAAGATTGAAACCACTAAAGACACTATGACGGTCTTCCCTTGTGATCAGTGGGAGGCGGTGGATATCACGACGGCTCCTCACCCATTGTTCCCGACAGATCTTCAGGCGCAGTTTATGGCGCTGATGACGGTGGCTCACGGGACCAGTGTTATCACTGAAACCGTTTTCGAAAACCGTTTCATGCACGTGACTGAGCTTTGCCGTCTGGGTGCGGATATCACTCCGAAAACACGTGTGGCCGTTATCCGTGGCAGTCCTGGGCAGTTGACCGGTGCTCCGGTGATGGCGACAGACTTGCGGGCCAGTGCTTCACTGGTGCTTGCGGGCCTGGTGGCTTCGGGCGAAACCGTTGTCAGCCGCATCTATCACCTGGATCGTGGATATGAAAAGCTTGAAGACAAGCTTTCCTCCCTGGGTGCAAAGATCAGCAGAATTGAATAG
- a CDS encoding trypsin-like serine peptidase — MKFVAFVLMASLFASVSYADICGKSDDRALSFDSKVGRLVKEGETKGCNVTLVSDSCVVTVGACALDRDYAEFNIPVSVAGVPQTAALEDRYYVEKGTERHNTRGIGQQWAVLRLKPNEVTGKQAGATQGYYRVATRKSHNGDPIRVVSYGYALNDLYDIKQGNMPANSNPEQMHFAQQVSHGKLVKAGIFLIPSIIEHDADTSHGSWGAPVINEKTNELVGINTHGGCRAQYVVKAGARYTNSGTSITGNSDFRKAVQACVNRQ; from the coding sequence ATGAAGTTCGTTGCTTTTGTTCTGATGGCTTCTTTGTTCGCATCTGTTTCGTACGCCGATATCTGCGGTAAATCTGACGATCGTGCGCTTTCCTTTGACAGCAAAGTCGGCAGACTTGTGAAAGAAGGCGAAACCAAGGGCTGCAACGTCACTCTGGTCAGCGACAGCTGTGTTGTGACTGTTGGTGCGTGCGCATTGGATCGTGATTATGCAGAATTTAATATTCCGGTTTCAGTTGCGGGCGTGCCACAGACTGCTGCTTTGGAAGACCGCTACTACGTTGAAAAAGGAACGGAACGCCATAACACCCGTGGCATTGGTCAGCAGTGGGCCGTGCTTCGACTGAAGCCCAACGAAGTCACCGGCAAACAGGCGGGGGCGACACAAGGCTACTATCGTGTGGCGACCAGAAAATCCCACAACGGGGATCCGATCCGTGTTGTCAGCTATGGCTACGCTTTGAATGATCTTTACGACATCAAACAAGGCAACATGCCGGCTAACTCAAATCCTGAGCAGATGCATTTTGCCCAGCAGGTTTCCCATGGAAAACTTGTGAAGGCTGGAATCTTTCTGATTCCTTCCATCATTGAACACGATGCGGATACATCTCACGGCAGCTGGGGCGCGCCGGTCATCAATGAAAAAACCAATGAACTTGTTGGCATTAATACTCATGGCGGCTGTCGCGCCCAGTACGTGGTGAAGGCAGGCGCCCGCTACACGAACTCTGGAACTTCCATCACTGGCAATTCTGATTTTAGAAAAGCGGTGCAGGCTTGCGTGAACAGACAGTAG
- a CDS encoding polysaccharide deacetylase family protein, whose protein sequence is MKSLIAVFASLVVSSFTQAAEVSITMDDFNVHEDTRLPADKRNEAILSALKKHKVKAALFVTCKHLKSPRDEKLLAEWSRQGHLIGNHTVNHKRFDAKVSVTDEIAEIQQCEEQLKNQKNFEKIFRFPMLAEGDTAEKRDAVREWMKKNSYRNGHVTIDASDWYVDRRLRDKLGADPNFDLSKFRDFYLQHMWDRAQYYNDLSKKVLGHEVKHTLLVHYNLVNALFLDDLIAMFKKRGWKVIDAKIAFKDPVFTKLPDSMPSGQSLIWALAKESGKHEAELRYPGENDTYEKEKMDALGL, encoded by the coding sequence ATGAAATCACTCATCGCTGTTTTTGCATCTCTTGTTGTTTCCAGTTTCACCCAGGCCGCTGAAGTCAGCATCACCATGGACGACTTTAATGTGCATGAAGACACCCGCCTTCCGGCCGACAAAAGAAACGAAGCCATCTTAAGCGCCCTGAAAAAACATAAAGTCAAAGCCGCCTTGTTTGTGACATGCAAACACCTGAAATCCCCCCGCGATGAAAAGCTGCTGGCTGAGTGGTCGCGCCAAGGCCACCTGATCGGCAACCACACGGTGAATCACAAACGATTCGATGCCAAGGTCAGCGTCACTGACGAGATCGCTGAAATCCAGCAGTGCGAAGAGCAGCTGAAAAACCAGAAGAACTTTGAAAAGATTTTCCGCTTTCCCATGCTGGCGGAAGGGGACACTGCTGAAAAGCGCGATGCCGTTCGTGAATGGATGAAGAAAAATTCCTATCGCAACGGGCATGTGACCATTGATGCTTCCGACTGGTATGTGGACCGCCGCCTGCGCGACAAACTTGGCGCTGATCCCAACTTTGACCTTTCCAAGTTCCGTGACTTTTATCTGCAGCACATGTGGGATCGCGCTCAATACTACAACGACCTTTCCAAAAAGGTTCTGGGTCATGAAGTGAAGCACACCTTATTGGTCCACTATAATCTGGTGAATGCACTTTTCCTGGATGATTTGATTGCGATGTTTAAAAAACGCGGATGGAAAGTCATCGACGCCAAAATAGCATTCAAAGATCCGGTCTTCACAAAGCTTCCCGACAGCATGCCTTCAGGACAAAGCCTGATCTGGGCACTGGCAAAAGAAAGTGGAAAGCATGAAGCAGAACTTCGTTATCCCGGCGAAAACGACACCTATGAAAAAGAAAAAATGGATGCTCTTGGTTTGTAA